DNA from Mobula hypostoma chromosome 4, sMobHyp1.1, whole genome shotgun sequence:
gtgggtgccgtggcactgtggctcagaagggtagggaatggaagaggataGCAGCGGTAataagggactctatagttaggggccAGACAGTCAAttttgtggacgcaggaaagaaacacggaaggtagtttgcctcccagctgccagggaTCGTGATGTTTCTGagcgcgtccacaatatcctgaaatgggagggtgagcagccagaggttatggtacatattggtagcaacgacataggtagaaaaagggtggaggtcctgaaagcagaatacagggaattaggaaggaagctgagaaacaggacctcaaaggtagtaatctcaggattgctgcctatgccacacaTTAGTGAGTATAGGaaaagaatgaggtggaggataaatgcgtggctgagggattggagcagggggcagggattcagatttttgaatcattgggacctcttctggggcaggtgtgacctgtataaaaaggacgggttgcacttgaatcccagggggaccaatatcttggtggggagggtttaaactagatgtacaggggagtgggaactgaagtgaagaggcagaggatggagaggttggtgcacaagtagagacagcttgtagggagtttgtgaggaaggataggtagatgttagagcaaagatgcattcAGCCtggtggtttgagatgtgtctattgtaatgcaaggagtgttataaacaaggtggatgaatttagagcgtggatcaatacgttaaactatgacattgtggccattacagagacttggaggtCTCAGGAGGAGGAATGACTGCTGAGTATgcaaggcttcagatgtttcaaaaagaacagagagggacgcaaaagaggagggggagtggcattgctaatcagggatagtaccacggctgcagaaaaggaggaagtcatggagggattgtccactgagtcaTTGTGAgtggaaatcagaaacaggaaaggggcaataactactgggtgttttatatagatcacccaatagtaacagggatatcaaggagcagtagggagacagattctggaacaatgcaataataatagggttgttgtgatgggagattttaactttcctaatattgattggcatctccttagcgcaagaggtttagatggggtggagtttgttaggtgtgttcatcctcttcctttccctacccatctgacccacagggccagattctgtgccagagatgcaaccactgttgcttcccccaggcaggccatcccccccaacagtactcaaacaggaatacttatCGTTAAGGgggcagccactggggtactctctagtacctgcttcttgcccttccctcccctgactgttacccacttctgtCTCCTGAggtcccggtgtgaccacctgcctatagctcctatctatcacctcctcactctccctgaccagatgaaggttatcgagctgcagctccagttccctaatgcggactccaaggagctgcagctcgacgcacctgatGCAGATGTGGTCGTCCAGGAGGCCGGGAGTCtctaggacctcccacatctgacactgagcgcagaaaaccggcctcacacacatactctctgtctttattttaaacagataacctacctggcccCGACCCTTTATCgctgaagccccgttgagccaaagccttcctactctgatgCCCGCTCTGTATATCTGTCTTCCATTTAAACTCTTCCTGCTGTTCTCATTGGCTGATCTCCACGCACTTGCACAGTCATACCCCGTTCAAATTGCCGAAGAAATaacctgatctggtattggaaagtgaacctggtcaggtgccagATCTCtcggtgagagagcattttggaggtagtgaccacaactctgtccccttcaccatagcgctggagagggataggagcagataatttgggaaaacatttaattagggtagagggaaatatgatgctattaggcaggtacttgggagcagatgttctcagggaaatgcatggcagaaatgtggtaaatgttcagggaatattggCATGGAGTTcagcataggtatgttccattgaggcagggaaaggatggtagggttaaagaaccatggtgtacaaaggatgtagaagttaagaaaaaaagaaaagcttatgataGGTTAAAGAAaataggtactgttagagctctaaaaaattacaaggttgctcaGAAGGAGCttcagaatggaattaggagaggcagaaggaaccatgagaaggccttggaacaGGATTAAGGCATtgtacaagtatatgaagagcaagacgATGAGCCATGCGATAACAGGACCAATCAGATGCgacagtggaaacgtgtgcactGAGTCGGagaaggtagcggaggtacttaatgaatactttgcttcagtattcaccagggaagaggaccttggcaattgtgaggATGACTtagagtggactgaaatgcttgagcatatagacattaagaaaggggacatggtggagcttttgaaaagcattaagttagataagtcactgggactgggtGAGATATataccaggctactgtgggaagcgaggaaggagattgctaagcctctgacgatgatcttagcatcatcaatagggacaggagaattttggtagatcaaatttgaaggcagaatatactattaatggtaagaatcttggcaatgtggaggaccTGAAagttcttggggtccatgtccatagaccgcccaaagctgctgcgcaggttgacagtgttgttgagaaggtgtatggtgtgttggcatttatcaaccgtgggattaagttcaagagccgtgaggtaatgttacagctatataagactttggtcagacttcactcagagtactgtgctcagttctggacgcctcactacaggaagaatgtggatactatagagagagtgcagaggagatttacaaggatgttgcctggattgaagagtgtgccttatgagaataggttgagtgaacttggccctttctccttggagtgacggaggaagagcggtgacctgatagaggtgtatatgatgatgaggtgcattgatcgtgtggatagtcagaggcttgttcccagggctgaaatagctaacacaggggcacatagttttaaggtgcttggaagtaggtacgaggGGAGATATCAGAGGGAAGTTTTTCTCAGAGTGgtgggtggtggaagcagatacaatagggtcttttcagtgcctcttagataggtacatggagcttagaaaattagagggctatgcgctagggaaattctagttagtttctagagtaggttacatggtccaAACAACAGTGTGGGACGAAGGgcccgtaatgtgctgtagatttctatgttctgtgctgtctgacttgctgagttccttcagcattttgtgtgtgttgctttggatttccagcatctacaaaatcttGTGTGTTCATATtggagacagagtccatggaggagaggccggtttccatgatgtgcttaGCTGTGTCTATGACTTCCAGCTGCCTCTGTacggcagccagcataatcaaagaccccacccatcttGGACATTGGCTCCCCttctcctatcaggcagaagatgcaaaagcctggaAGCATCTACCAGGCTGAATGACAGCTTCTAGCCCACTAATAACTATCgaatagttccctagtacaattAATCTACGTATATACTTAAgatatcttgtgtatttatatttattatgtttctttattattgtgttttatctcggtttttttgtgctgcatcagatctggagtaacaattatttcattctcttttacacttgtgtgctagacatgacattaaacaatctcgagCGAAGACTATGCACGACAAGCTTTTcacataacaataataaaccaattttccaTTTTGCTGATGCAGGAGGAGCGCGATCAGTTAACCGAGGACCGGTACACGTTGTGGTTAGAGAGGAAACACCTGCCTGACACAGCGAGGATCTCGCCCAGCCTCTACAAACCGCGCAGCACTTTAGCGGAGGAGACGCTGAGGCAGCTGAGGGAGGCGATCAGCACCACTGAGACCATGGGCACCGAGCCGGTGCTGCAGCTCGCAAAGCCCAAGAGTGCCTGCCGACCAAGGGCTGCCGGAAAGGAGGGACGGGCAGCCGCCAGGATCGCAGCTTGCTGGCCAGGACCGGCACCAGGCCCCGGTCACAAGCTGGCTTCAAGCCCAGCACTAGCTGACGAGGACGTCTTTGACCTCAGGACCCTAGTCCAGCAGCACGACTTTGGTCCCTTCTACGAGCTGGAGGTGAACAGGGCCCGCCTTCCACAGCTCAGGGCAAAGGCAGGCCCCAGGGTAACAAAAGCTCTGCCCAATCTGCCCCTCCACATCCTACGGCGAGAGCTGTTTCCTGGTTCCATCTCCCACCGAATAAAGATCCCCAAGGAATTCAAAGCGGTTCACGTCTTCGACCTTCCCAGGAAAAGACCCTCGGGCAAGAGTCGAGACATGCAGGGGGAGTGGCTGGAGCTAGGCCtgccctccctctccttcacctccACCACTACCAGTAAGAGCAGCACATGTTCCCACAAGTCTGCCTGGCTCCCGGGCACAGCCAGCTCACCTCGAGGGGAGGAAAGAAAGGAAATCCTTGAGGAAGGCAGCCCTGAGGCTCGAGCTGAGAGCCCCCAGGAGCACTGTGAGCCCTGAGCTGTATCTTCCATCAGTACATTGCTCATGCTACAGGGTGCTTGGGATTCCTGAGTCTTACTAAGAATCACACAAAGTTGTGTCTTCGGATCACAGTTAGATCTCAAAGCCAGAGCAGCTGGTCACTATATCACTGAAAGCTCTCTCGggctcttcccctctctctgaaCTTAGACACCCCCTAATCTTAATGACAAGAACCCCTCTCACAGACTCCACCCTGTCAGTGAATCCCCACCCACAGCCATGGACAACCCTTTCACAGAATCTTCCCCACCGGCCATCCACATACTATCTCGATACGGGTTTGAACAACCACTGAATCTCCACCTACAGAACCTAGATCATTACtctacaggccctctggcccacaatgttgtgccgatttagcaacctactccaagatcaatctaacccttccacatagccctcaatttttctttcatccatgtgcctgagtgtctattaaatgcccctaatgtatctgtctctaccaccaaccTGGCAGCAtgctccacacactcactactttCTGTAAAGTACCCATCTCTGACATTTCCCCCCTGCCACCaccatattttcctccaatccccTTAAAATTACAACCcctcatactagccatttccaccttgggggAAAAAGTCTCTCAACTATCTACTCTATcattgcctcttatcatctggtACAGCTCCATCAAGTCATCTCCagttctccttcactccaaagctcACTCAGTCTCTCTAGATGATGGGATTTACCTTCCTTCTGCCAATGGACACACTCCCCACAGACTTTATCTTGATATGAAGGGTCAAAAAGCTGGTGTTTAAACCTGGCCTGGATTTGATCTGAATTGGAACACACACCAACCAGCAGAGACACCCAACTCTGGATCCAAATCCCAGTTCTGACTGCAGTGCCAGTCAGAGCTCCCCATGGAACAGACGGTGAAACTCGCGTTCACACTGAACTGGTTGAGAATATTCTGTCTGCAATTTCAAATAAAACCAGTATGGCTACAGGTTTATTGTACTCTTTACGTCTCACAACACAGGGGCACTTTTGTCCAGTCTTGCATCCTTAGCATCAAAGGCCAATGATGCCTTATGAACTGACCTCAGTAGAGGGGAGGTGGTTCTGGGATTTCTgtgcccacccccacccccgtcacCAGGGGGTCTGTGTGGCTCTCTGTGAAAGCCCCTACAGTGAggtgagttcacaacaatgctcTTGAAGGCCTGACCCAGTTAGAACTCGAACCCtacaatacagtacaggcccttcagcccacgaggttgtgctgatcttttaacccactccaagatcaacctaacccttccctcccaaatggccctccatttttctgtcatccatatgCCTAAAACTTCCTTAACTGTCCATAATGTAGCtgtctctggcagtgcattccaggcacccgccagtcactgtgtaaaaaacctacctctgacatccaccctatactttcctccaattaccttaaaatcataaacaaaagaaaatctgcagactgctggaaatccaagcctgaaacgtcgactgtacatagatgctgcccggcctgctgagttcctccagtattttctgtgtgttgcttggatttccagcatctgcagattttcttttgctgtGATTGGACTACTACACTGAGAAATCTCTTCCAgagatgcctaccctgaagaagtttaaatcttcccttccacGGGAGTTcaatgaaaccctctctcactgctcctccTCTATGACCGTAAAATTATACCCcatcgtattagccatttccaccctgggaaaaaggcacttactgtccactctatctatgcctcttaccatcttgtacacttctatcaagtcacctttcaacttccttcactcaacctctccttataagacatactctctaatccaggcagcatcctggtaaattttctctgcaccctctctaaagcttccacatcctttctataatgaggtgatcagaaccaAACACAATGCTCCAGTGTGAAACACAAGGCAGTGTCGGGTACTGCACCAAGAAAATTAGCTTGCCAAGTCCTTGAATTCAACTCAAGAAATCAGAGCTGTTTTAATTATGATAACTCAGCACTTGAGAAATTAAGTTTCAGAATAATTTCAGTAATGAAGAAACATGCTTGCGACCACAACCCATCTCCCCCActccgtccctcagtgacccctctcccccagcactgTGTCATGGACTGTATCCCCCACTAACATTAATCCAGCTTccccacaccgtccctcagtgaccccacTCCCCCAGCGCTGTCACCAACTGTATCCCCCACTGACATTAGTCCAGCttcctcacaccgtccctcaagTGACCCCACTCCCCCAGCGCTGTGTCACTGTTTCccccactgacattaatccaGCTTCCTCACACCGTCCCGCAAGTGACCCCACTCCCCCAGCGCTGTGTCACCGACTGTATCCCCCACTGACATTAATTCAGCTTCCTCACACCATCTCTCAGTGACCCTTCTCCCCTAGTGCTCTGTGTCATTGACTGTATCCCCCACCAACACTAATCCAGCTCTCTCACACCATCCGTCAATGGCCCCTCTCCCCAGCACCCTATTAAACCAACTGTATCCCCACCGACATTAATCTagctccctcagtgacccctctccccagtACTCCATGTCACAGACTctatccccactctctcactcagCACCCTGAAGTTTGAATTCCTTTTTTCTACAATCTCTGCCTCAGTATGTCAGACAAGTTCTGTTGTTTGGAAAAACACAAATGGAACAGAAAGTTGTGGAAAGGAGGCAAGAGACCCCTCTCTGTTGTAGATTGCACTGAGACGTGTATTAAGCCCAGTAAAGTTTACTGCCAGCAACAGCGGCCAACTAGATACAGCTATCATCCACGGTCAAAAAAGAGTAATGTGTACAATAATGCAGTGCGTGGGAGCTCCAACAGAGATCTACCAAATGGTACAAGATTCGGTTTTTCATTTGTTCAAAGTCTTTCTAAATTCCAAAATATGTGCAAAGGTCATGTTTAAAATCAACATTAATTTCTTCAGGGGGGAGAGACCAGTGAATGAGGAAATTAATCCAAAGTGAATTCCAAGATGGTGTCCAAGGAGGAGCTCGTCAACTTTTCATTTTATTCAGTTTACTGGTCtctgcttccccctccccctcctccacctctccATCAGTACCACCACTGCTCTGCCTAGCAGACAGCCCTCAGTATATCTTCTGTCGGCTGGGCAGTATCGCCTCCTTGATGAAAGTGAAGATCACCAGGATTCCCGATCTCTTACTCCTCTTCCCCTTGGTGAAGTAGTTTGACACAACGTCATCTGTGAACAGAAAAGCAACCATGAGACAATCTACGTTCACCCTGGAGTAGATTAAATCTTCTTTTCAACGGCAGTTCAGTGAGACCTTCTCTGACTGCTCTCCCCTCTCTAATATCTGTTGCTCTTTGACTACATGCTCTTTTCATTTATCACCTTCCAGACTGTGCTCctttcccaccccccaccttctgattttgcatcttccccttcctttccagtcctgacgaacagtctcagtctgaaacatcaactgttgattcctctccacagatgctgcctggcctgctgagtccctccagcatctgcagaatctcttgagtttaggAGACAATCAACCTGTTCATTAATCAGCAATTTAACCCCTTCGCCCACCGTCCAGTCCAGAAATCCAACGCCCAATCCGTCGACCCATCCAAAGAAAAAACCTTTCAACACAAACAACGCTCGAGGAatggagcaggtcaggcagcatctatggagaggaacgaacagttgacgttttgggccgagatcctgcatcaggactgggaaggtaGGGGGAAGAAGCCGGACACAGTGCCAAGTTTGTTACAGTTTGCAGCGGTCAGCGTAATGCTTTACTgtgccagcaacccgggttcaattcagtcactgcctgtgaggagtttgtacattctcccgacAACTGTGTGGgtcttctcccacattccaaagacacacgggttactaggttaattgttcatatgGATGTAACTGGGTAGGGCAAGCGGTTTgctctggaagggcctgttactgtgctgcatctccaaataaaaataaacattggAGCCGAGAAGaaaaggtgagggggggggagggCGGGTTCACATGATCAAAACTGGTGCTGTTAAGCTGCAAAGTCCGGAATCAAAAGGTCAAACACGATGGGACTAATGAGcatttcaatgccaggagtaTTGCGGAAAACGCAGATGAGCATAGggtatggatcagcatgtggaattataacattagtgagatttggttcCAGCAGGGGCAGGCCTGGCACCTCATTCTGGGCTTCCATCGTTTTAGAGTGCGAGGGATTAAAGGGAGACAGGTGACATTActcatcagggaaaatgtcacaatagtgctcagtcaggacagactggaatgCTTTTTTCTTTGGATGGGTCTTATGGGGAATAAGAAAGTATGACGATTACTGTGATTGTATTTTAGACCACCCATGGAATTGAGAGGTGCACATTTTTGGACAGGTCACAGAGTGCTGCAAGAACATAACGTTGTGATAGGTGATTTTAGCTTTCagcatattgattgggacttccatactgtaaaagggctggatgagatagagtttgtcaaatatgttcatgaaagtttccttaatcagtacatagaagtcccaatgagagagtgtgcaatacttgatctcctattagggagtgAGACgagtaggtgacagaagtgtgtgtaaggtaacattgcatctagtgatcataatgccgttAGTTTCACAGTAATTATGGAAACAGGTA
Protein-coding regions in this window:
- the ankrd53 gene encoding ankyrin repeat domain-containing protein 53, which produces MVRKRGQVKKWNRTAILSDELIAATIGDVDWLRLSLNKAKGKVAVDRNGYNAVHYAAQNGRLECLRVLLEEYNMDVNLPDLQGYRPIHMILNKECQFCAEHCLNYLLDIGADPNVQTIDGQSPLHQAAEVGLLDCITTLVEAGANVKAKDRKGQIPYDLAKLWGHRTCARYLASLVWKSNDRDFLKEMRKLQRLKLVLLLDEQWLHNIQQEERDQLTEDRYTLWLERKHLPDTARISPSLYKPRSTLAEETLRQLREAISTTETMGTEPVLQLAKPKSACRPRAAGKEGRAAARIAACWPGPAPGPGHKLASSPALADEDVFDLRTLVQQHDFGPFYELEVNRARLPQLRAKAGPRVTKALPNLPLHILRRELFPGSISHRIKIPKEFKAVHVFDLPRKRPSGKSRDMQGEWLELGLPSLSFTSTTTSKSSTCSHKSAWLPGTASSPRGEERKEILEEGSPEARAESPQEHCEP